In the Candidatus Angelobacter sp. genome, one interval contains:
- a CDS encoding methyltransferase, giving the protein MSTSAPNPSAILQTAFSFWSSKVLLTAVEFGVFSKLANRRLTGVELGAELKLHPRGIPDFFDALVAMKFLGREGDGPQSKYFNTPEGALFLDEKSPRYVGGILVMLNARLFKFWHDLPEALRTGKPQNEVKHGQKGLFEELYADLPKLEQFMGAMTGLSRINFEAFADKFDFSKYKTLCDIGGATGLLCIEVAKRHPKLKCTSFDLPPVEPIAKKHTAAAGLSGHIGTAAGDFFKDPLPKADVITMGMILHDWNLEKKMHLIRAAYDALPSGGALVAIEALIDDERRENVQGLLMSLNMLIEFGDAFDYSGADFRKWCSEVGFKRFEVIHLSGPSSAAVAYK; this is encoded by the coding sequence ATGTCCACATCGGCACCAAATCCCTCCGCCATTCTCCAAACCGCGTTTTCGTTCTGGTCGTCCAAGGTTCTGCTGACCGCTGTCGAATTCGGAGTGTTCAGCAAACTCGCCAACCGCCGACTCACTGGCGTGGAACTGGGCGCGGAATTGAAGTTACATCCACGCGGCATCCCGGATTTTTTTGACGCGCTTGTGGCGATGAAGTTTCTCGGCCGCGAAGGCGATGGCCCGCAATCGAAATACTTCAACACACCCGAAGGCGCGTTGTTCCTCGATGAGAAAAGCCCGCGTTACGTGGGTGGCATCCTGGTCATGCTCAACGCGCGGCTCTTCAAGTTCTGGCACGACCTGCCCGAAGCGCTCCGCACCGGCAAACCGCAGAACGAAGTGAAGCACGGCCAGAAAGGCCTCTTCGAGGAACTCTACGCCGACCTGCCCAAACTCGAACAGTTCATGGGCGCGATGACCGGCCTCTCTCGCATCAATTTTGAAGCCTTCGCCGACAAGTTCGATTTTTCGAAATACAAGACCCTCTGCGACATCGGCGGAGCGACCGGTCTGCTCTGCATCGAAGTGGCCAAGAGACATCCGAAGCTCAAATGCACGAGCTTTGATCTGCCGCCAGTCGAACCCATCGCGAAGAAGCACACCGCCGCCGCCGGATTGAGCGGTCACATCGGCACGGCCGCGGGTGATTTCTTCAAAGACCCGTTGCCCAAGGCCGACGTCATCACGATGGGAATGATTCTGCACGACTGGAATCTGGAGAAAAAGATGCACCTCATCCGTGCGGCCTACGACGCGTTGCCGTCCGGCGGCGCATTGGTGGCCATCGAAGCGCTCATTGACGACGAGCGGCGCGAGAATGTGCAAGGGTTGCTCATGTCGCTAAACATGCTCATCGAATTCGGCGACGCGTTCGACTATTCCGGCGCGGATTTTCGGAAGTGGTGCAGTGAAGTCGGTTTCAAACGCTTCGAAGTCATCCACCTCTCCGGCCCGTCCAGCGCGGCGGTGGCTTACAAATAA
- a CDS encoding cupin domain-containing protein, which yields MNAIQIPNDGGKKVNVLGIPMVIRIHGRDTGGVVSAVESHDVPGGGPPPHIHHREDETFQTLEGEYEWTVGGKTFVAKKGATIFAPRGIPHTYRYLGQTPGRLMCVITPAGFEGFFEEIGALSPQQQQDIPRVTEIGKKYGLEILPPPGA from the coding sequence ATGAACGCAATCCAAATCCCAAACGACGGCGGCAAGAAGGTGAACGTCCTTGGCATTCCGATGGTCATTCGCATTCACGGCCGAGACACCGGCGGCGTGGTGAGCGCGGTCGAATCGCACGACGTACCGGGCGGCGGTCCACCACCGCACATCCATCACCGCGAGGACGAAACATTTCAAACCCTCGAAGGCGAATACGAATGGACCGTGGGCGGAAAAACGTTCGTAGCCAAAAAGGGCGCGACGATTTTTGCGCCGCGCGGGATACCACACACCTACCGTTACCTCGGCCAGACGCCTGGCCGGCTCATGTGTGTCATCACGCCGGCCGGCTTCGAGGGCTTCTTCGAGGAAATCGGCGCGCTCAGTCCGCAGCAACAGCAGGACATCCCGCGCGTGACTGAGATTGGAAAGAAATACGGGCTGGAAATCCTGCCGCCACCTGGCGCTTGA
- a CDS encoding prolyl oligopeptidase family serine peptidase, giving the protein MVLCLTEVFSILAESGRLLSRSEIVVSDDMLGAWQVTAGFSNTVQRVRFWKFTYESDGLKVCGYMVPDARAVRCLVSLRIAAVVIGSGEVELEEEIRLRPEMETNVIAELVPGYATSKARALRARSAIHRFEKLAKDTPILPLAGTEDRRVNPMNLLRVSEKLYQQRHPFRLVMFEGGDHGLLEHGKERDRIVLDWFNNHLRGASRVRVSTRTTADSL; this is encoded by the coding sequence TTGGTTCTTTGCCTGACCGAAGTTTTTTCGATCCTGGCGGAGAGCGGCAGACTGCTGAGCCGTTCCGAAATCGTGGTTTCCGACGATATGCTCGGAGCGTGGCAGGTGACGGCCGGATTCTCCAATACCGTTCAACGCGTGCGATTCTGGAAGTTCACCTACGAGAGCGATGGCCTGAAAGTTTGTGGATACATGGTGCCCGACGCCAGAGCAGTCCGCTGCCTTGTGTCATTGAGAATCGCGGCGGTGGTCATCGGCTCCGGCGAAGTTGAATTGGAAGAAGAAATCAGACTGCGCCCGGAGATGGAAACGAATGTCATCGCCGAGCTCGTACCAGGCTACGCAACCAGCAAGGCACGGGCGCTTCGGGCCAGGTCGGCGATTCACCGGTTCGAGAAGCTGGCGAAAGACACGCCCATCCTGCCGTTGGCGGGCACGGAGGATCGGCGCGTGAATCCGATGAACTTGTTGCGTGTGTCAGAGAAGCTTTATCAACAGCGCCATCCTTTCCGGCTCGTCATGTTCGAAGGCGGAGACCACGGGCTTTTGGAACACGGGAAAGAGCGGGACCGGATCGTTCTGGACTGGTTCAACAACCATCTTCGAGGCGCAAGCCGAGTCCGAGTCTCGACCCGCACGACGGCTGACAGCCTATGA
- a CDS encoding L-histidine N(alpha)-methyltransferase, whose amino-acid sequence MSSLVNVAIHASQSPENVRRDLLESLRTRRVNHKFHYDSVKQTNQWLALHQACSPSREDADCAAAYDRAFAAVAKQTSTFPVHVIGLGCGGGQKDTRLLKQLHARGGEVFYTPSDVSVAMALAARRTALQVVAEENCFPLVWDLISTANPAGILAGHHALQAGRVFTFFGMIPNFEPEAILPKLSALTRPEDTLLFSANLAPGPDYATGVEKILPQYDNPLTRDWLLTFLLDLGVERGDGELRFSIETSPAEGGLKRVLARFHFSHAREFVVEEERFCFANGDTIQLFFSYRYTPELVRANLAAHGLKVSDEWITGSGEEGVFLCRRA is encoded by the coding sequence ATGTCGTCCCTTGTCAACGTCGCCATTCACGCCAGCCAGTCGCCGGAAAATGTCCGGCGCGATCTGCTGGAATCGCTGCGCACTCGGCGTGTGAATCACAAGTTTCATTACGACAGCGTCAAGCAGACAAACCAGTGGCTCGCCTTGCACCAGGCCTGCTCGCCCTCGCGGGAGGATGCGGATTGCGCCGCGGCTTATGACCGTGCCTTCGCGGCGGTGGCGAAACAGACGTCCACCTTCCCCGTTCACGTAATCGGCCTCGGTTGCGGCGGTGGACAAAAAGATACGCGTCTGCTGAAACAACTCCACGCGCGAGGCGGGGAAGTATTTTACACCCCCTCAGACGTGAGTGTGGCCATGGCACTTGCAGCCCGGCGGACGGCGCTGCAGGTGGTTGCGGAAGAGAACTGCTTCCCGCTCGTGTGGGATCTAATTTCGACCGCCAATCCCGCGGGCATCCTCGCCGGGCACCACGCGCTGCAGGCCGGACGGGTTTTCACTTTCTTCGGCATGATTCCAAACTTCGAGCCGGAGGCCATTCTACCGAAACTTTCCGCGCTCACCCGACCGGAGGACACGCTGCTTTTCAGCGCGAATCTGGCGCCCGGACCCGACTACGCGACGGGAGTTGAAAAAATTCTGCCCCAGTATGACAACCCGCTCACGCGGGACTGGTTGTTGACGTTTTTACTCGATCTCGGTGTGGAGCGTGGCGATGGCGAACTGCGATTTTCCATCGAAACGAGTCCGGCAGAGGGCGGGCTGAAACGCGTTTTGGCCCGGTTTCACTTCAGTCACGCAAGGGAATTCGTCGTCGAAGAAGAACGCTTCTGTTTTGCCAACGGCGACACAATCCAGCTTTTTTTTTCGTATCGCTACACGCCGGAACTGGTCCGCGCGAACCTCGCCGCGCACGGCTTGAAGGTATCGGACGAATGGATCACCGGGTCCGGCGAGGAGGGCGTTTTCCTTTGTCGCCGTGCTTGA
- a CDS encoding PQQ-binding-like beta-propeller repeat protein, whose translation MKADELRPGAQCLIGVFLLFFSDVVAPAAGWTRFRGPDGSGVSDTRGFPGTFGPGTNLLWRAKVPAGNSSPVVANGRVILAGYEGSRRTLSCLDGNSGARLWENSIEATRVERKTEPNDPASSTPVTDGRNVYVLFSGFGLISYSMDGGERWRTPLEPFNQPRGMSSSPILAEDLIVVLADQVTDSHIAAFETSTGKLKWRTTRPNFVGGYSTPLVSRGAIVASGPLELTAYATATGRRLWSAGRMGVLPISSPVCEGDLFFVNNGAVPPFESLIKDMKADRNGDGRLTPDEFPDPSFKEAVLAIDRAYGNGDGAVDKQEWDGALKLMRTLNALVAIRMDGAQPKELWRMTRSLPEVASPLLYRDILYLLRDGGILTSVNPLDGSVWKQDRLPGVAGRFFASLVAADGKLFAASESGKVAVVKAGREWQLLAVNDLGEACYATPALAEGRIFVRTKNTIFTFSAR comes from the coding sequence ATGAAAGCGGACGAACTGAGGCCGGGAGCCCAATGTCTGATCGGCGTTTTCCTCCTGTTCTTTTCCGATGTTGTCGCTCCGGCGGCTGGCTGGACTCGTTTCCGCGGGCCCGATGGATCCGGAGTTTCCGACACGCGCGGGTTTCCGGGCACGTTCGGCCCCGGGACCAATCTTCTCTGGAGAGCGAAGGTGCCGGCCGGCAATTCCTCGCCGGTGGTCGCCAACGGACGGGTGATTCTTGCGGGTTATGAAGGCAGTCGCCGCACCCTCTCCTGCCTCGATGGCAACAGTGGCGCGCGGCTGTGGGAAAACTCCATCGAAGCAACACGGGTCGAACGCAAGACAGAGCCGAACGATCCGGCCTCATCCACACCGGTGACGGACGGCCGAAACGTTTATGTTTTATTTTCGGGGTTCGGATTGATCTCTTATTCGATGGACGGCGGGGAGCGATGGCGAACTCCACTCGAGCCGTTCAATCAACCGCGCGGCATGTCAAGCTCCCCGATACTCGCAGAGGATCTGATCGTTGTTCTCGCGGACCAGGTGACGGACTCTCATATCGCGGCGTTTGAAACCAGCACCGGCAAACTGAAGTGGCGCACGACGCGCCCGAATTTTGTCGGCGGCTATTCGACGCCGCTGGTTTCCCGCGGAGCCATCGTGGCATCCGGACCGCTCGAGTTGACCGCCTATGCGACCGCCACCGGACGGCGCCTATGGTCCGCGGGCCGGATGGGTGTTCTGCCCATAAGCAGCCCGGTTTGCGAAGGTGATCTTTTCTTCGTGAACAATGGAGCAGTACCGCCGTTCGAATCTCTCATCAAGGACATGAAAGCGGACCGCAACGGCGACGGCAGGCTGACGCCCGACGAGTTTCCGGACCCGTCCTTCAAGGAAGCGGTGCTCGCGATCGATCGCGCGTACGGAAACGGAGATGGCGCGGTTGACAAACAGGAGTGGGATGGCGCGTTGAAATTGATGCGGACGCTCAACGCGCTGGTGGCGATCCGCATGGATGGCGCGCAGCCAAAGGAACTTTGGCGAATGACGAGGAGCCTGCCCGAAGTGGCTTCACCGCTGCTTTACCGGGATATCCTCTACCTCCTGAGGGACGGTGGAATCCTGACCTCGGTCAATCCGCTGGATGGCTCCGTCTGGAAACAGGATCGCCTTCCCGGAGTGGCAGGCCGATTCTTCGCGAGCCTCGTGGCGGCCGACGGGAAATTGTTCGCCGCGAGCGAGAGTGGAAAAGTTGCGGTGGTCAAGGCGGGACGCGAATGGCAACTGCTGGCTGTGAATGATCTCGGCGAAGCTTGTTACGCAACGCCCGCCCTGGCCGAAGGCAGGATCTTCGTCCGAACCAAAAACACCATCTTCACTTTCTCCGCCAGATGA